The sequence tgatcttgaacaattagtgcttaatattaagaatgttacaagatcaagaactggctatcctagctagatttttagatctgtgttaaggatagccaattgagctgtacgttgatagatcagtcagtcagtcggtcaccttttcgttttatatatttagattttgtttttattaggaTTTTGCCAACCTCACATGAACGAGTTGCCCGTGCCCTGTGGACCATGGGATCCTTGGTACCGAAAAAAACAAAGCTTTTATATGAAACATTTCGCGATCGGCTTAGCGTGGtatgaaaaaaatacttttaataagATAATTGCTGGAAAATATTTCATGTCTGGGAAGGGAGTTTTTCACTATCATATCTCATCATTTTATATCAACCTACACTGTTGAACATAAACCTATCACCATAACCTAATGTACAATAGAtacctaatatataaaattattataattgagtGAAAACTTTACACACGTTGAGCGATTTTGGTATGGGTTTCATATTTTCGTCATCATCtgcgtaaaaattaaaattggttcCTTAACGCAACCTGCTAAGATTCAATTTTTAATGGAAATGTCAAGTATGTTTAAGTTGTTATTGCTGTCGGCAGTAGGTACCCACTGACTGCCATTTTTTTCAGGTGGTTGTTTTCATTTTTCATGGCAATTTACACGGACAGCATATACCTTAACTGGTCACCGCCCAGATTTCCAGCTCCTCCCAGCGACATTGTTGAGGAATGTGATGACTCGGACGCCTGATGTACATATTATCCAGACCTACCAtcattttatagtatttttgatACTGGAATATcttgtacgtacctacctattgataaTGCCGCTTTCGAAGGAGtttcgagtaggtaggtacttacttttaaaatataatcgCTTGGTTGTTAGAAACCAGCTTAACCAGCGtcgatacaataattattacgatCGTTACTTTTGCGCTATTGTCAAAACAGATGaagtacaatttaattttactgTAACTTCAGCCATTAAGAATGATTGTGACAGCCAAAAGTAAAGCAATCTGAAGGCAAAGTAAATATATTGGATTTTCAAACCGAGATTGTTAACTCCATTAAAGCTCTCTTTAGCTCAACCCTGACCAGAAAAACAAAACACCTGCAAGTGGCGCCtccagagcaagttttttatatttctggtcagggtttacttaaattcaatacctacctacttattaaacgGTTTtacaatggggctaattcctttgtacacaatctctaaactaaactaaaatggcacgtctaaatctgttgctatcgctttcataatgttgcttgcggaaaaggatagcactagatttagatctgttaatttagtttagtttagagattgtgtacaagagaatcggccccaatggcaccgattctaagcacaacctaattttagagtattcgcaccctcttcttactattgtaatatgaaaaggacagaagcagtttgacatttctaaatttaatttttagatggtaaaacccgtgattttagcacgcactcgcgaacctactgtttaaatttgtattgtgcactaaattttagagtctttaaatgtgaaagtcatgttccgttccttttttagcattagtaaaaagaaaaggatgcagatactctaaatttagtttagagagagactagagaatcggggccagtgtggctaattcgtttgtacacaatctctaaactaaactaaaatatcacgtctaaatctattgctatccctttcataatgttgcttgcggaaaaggaaagcactagatttagacctgttaatttagtttagtttagagattgtgtactagagaatcggccctagtattatattaaattagtaTTTCTATACTAAGTTTGATACTTGTTGCCTTCGTCATTAGTTACTATAACATTTTGAAGAACTAGGAGTCTATCTAGTTAGCCATAAGTTGGTTTGTTAGATTGTCAATTTGCCAGGGACAACCTCTCTCGTAATGATCGCGTTAAAAATAAGAGCTGGGTTCAATGCAATTTTTGTCAGTTTAGGCAAGGGACAAATCTAGCGCAATTCTGTTCCAATGTGTGCAtatctattatttattgaaaattgttaaGGGAGCGCCGTTTTCCCGCGCTTAAAACGCCGATGAAAAATCCCGTGCTCGTTTTTTCATTTGTTTCTCAGAATTGGTTCTGCTAGCTTTTTTCCTAGCCTTAGGGCTTGGGATACCAAAtggtaggtacttgtaggtacATACTCGTATTTGCTTTAAAAATTAGTTTGAAGATTAAATCAAAGAAATCCTGACTGGTCCATACatttttggtaggtaagtacctatatctagtTAAACAAAATATCCTGGAAATGTCTCGAATTGCTAGCAGGATTTTTCAAAGCTGCGAAAGAATTAGGTCACCTAAGCTCTTCTCGGTATAACTTGTTCCTTTtggtattttacttttttctgTCTGTCATTTCCTTCGATGCACTATGTAGGTGTTCTGAAATCCagattttatttgaaattatatAGTATTGATGATTTAACCAGGGTATCGGCATTTTAGAGTGAAttctgtatgtacctacctcttGTGTAAATGAAtaatgcgaattgttttttgtatttaagtgATTGTATTTAAaactgaaatacatatttccgTTCTGTACGCACTGTATCATTATTGCcgcaatataataatactagtttTCTTGTCTTTATGTTACGAGTTTAATTTGTAGGTTTTACATTTTTGTACAGGTAGCTCTAGCTATTTGCTACTTAGATTTATctatttactagctgccccggcgaacttcgtaccgcctaacagtttttaaatttttctctccgtaagaaccatactcgtacttcaaggagtattataaaaaaagagttagcgaaatcggttcagcggttctcgagatttgcgatgagcaacacatttagtgattcatttttatgttatagatttattattatttttatagactTGATGAAAAGTGAACATCTGCTTTTAGCCTATCGTTTAATAATTAAGGGCTTTGAGACCGAGCGAGGCGAGAAGAGCCGAGTGGCGGGAAGTCGAGTTGCAGCGCGGCGAGTGGTCAGTAGTTCTGTTGACAGAACTACTGGGAATTATTTTCCGTAACCGCTAGAGGGCGCTCGGTCTCATTATAACGATTTCAACCGTATGTTAAAGTAAAAAACCGAGTTTATAAGTTTATAAAACACAGCTAACACGTGAACACCTACATTGTAAAGCTTGGGTTGTGCAAAGGATTTAAATAATACTGCTGatgaaattttgaaaacaatatcaaatttaatacataaataatatttatgtacttCTACATACATGTTTTCATctatatatttacatttaaacacATAATTTTCCTATCTTAACTAATTCTTTGACATTTtgtcttaatatttgttacattAAAATTACGCAACCAAAAAGAAACAAATTTACTGCATAAACATAATAAAGCAAACATAAAACTTTAACgttgtacaaaataaattacctactagatGTCTGTGGGGTTGCTGTCTTGGCCCCAGCCACCAAACTCAAAGTATAATATATCCTCAACGCATATATTTTCAGAGACCCTAGTGTAAGTTTTCAAGTTTATTAGAATCATGTTCAATTTGTTCAATAGACAGAAGAATCCACTCTATGGTGACCCTATGTCTACATTTCAGTAAATCTGTCAACAAACGTCGTGATTTGACATCTCCATACTTTGGCAGTTGTCAGATTAGCGTAACTCGAGTGTCAcgtattttacataaaaaattacactGTCAAATGTTAACACACCTACCTAATTGTTGTTAAAATGTGGTTAAAATTAACAAACCGTTCTGTGGGtagatagagtaggtacctacctacttaaatattttcaaaCTACAGATCAAAGTTACGtaatttcattaataataaCTTCTCAGAAGCAGAAAgaagttacctactaaaatcaaaattttaaaatgaaacatGTTTTATCTCAAgcaattataaaatcaaaagagttttgaaatatttaaaccCTTACCAATACACTGCTTATCTACATACATGGCTTACGTCAGTAAGACGTAAgttaggcattccgaaccatgaATGCAGTGGTAGATTCTTTTGACGGTTTAAAAGCacctgtaaaagtttatttgaataaaaatctcagAATTGCAATTCTATTGTCGTGGCCAATTAACAATAAACTGGTATGGGATCATATTTGGATCAATGAGTTTGATCGCGGGTCAAGTATTTCTGTGTGGACCCTAGTTTTGAAGTTAAAAACATGTTATTGGAGCAAggataagtaatttattatctcGCATCGAAGATGATAAGTTAATTTGCCAATATTGTAtgcagactagcttatgctcgcgacttcgtccgcgtggaccacacaaatttcaaacccctatttcacccccttaggggttaaattttcaaaaatcctttcttagcagatgcctactaGCTcatagtcataatagctatcagcatgccgaatttcagcccgatccgtccagtagtttgagctgtgcgttgatagattagtcagtcagtcagtcaccttttccttttatatatttagatgtcaaATTAGAACGTTTGATCGTCCGTACCTACTCGATAGATTTAACGCGTCACGTTAAAGAGTTACACTAGAGTCTTTGTTCTGCAAGAACAATGCGTACAGTAATTTTCTAATCCTCAGGTAAATGTTACACATGTACCTACCGAATTGCATACGAAAAGCTTACGTCTATGAAGCACGGCCATAGTGCATCTTATATCCAAATGAAATGGAACATGTACGGTCCATACTAATTGACCACACTGATTGACATCAATCTGCTTATGAAGTAGACACTTTCTTACTTAATATTACCTACACAAAGTCAACAACcatatgatattataattaactaacaTCATTTCTATGAGATACCGCCAAAATGGGCTGGTCATTCTGTACTTGTAGCAAACATGTCGATCCGGTTAGAAAGTTCAGAACTAGACCAGCAGGTATAACTAGGTGTCTATTTAGCAGGACACTAGTTGGTTTACTTTATAGTGGAATATTAGATTTATTATGTATACTTAGCTTATGTACTTATTAGGTACGCATCAGCTAATAGGCCCTACTAGCGGTACGACGTCACACTGCAAATATTGCTGCCTTCCTTTAACTAAAACGCCGTTaagttcaataaatattttttcacaccactcgctctagAATGCCTTATTATTACAGACCTGTTAGCTAAGGGAAGTACGTGATAACATTCTTATGACTTAGCcgggttgtaatgttgtactgaaatccattacgccAGGGATGTAATGTAATTTTACGAATTTAGATCATCCCGCACCCGAAGCAAATTCTGTTCCTAACAAATAGTTTTTAGTTCAAGCAGCTACTTCGACGTATGATGGCGTCTCTTTCACTCACTAGTGGTAAAACTATCTCCGACAGGTTGTATTGTGGTGTTacttattaaattgattatttatttatttaatttgaaataaaaatgtcgaGTGATGAAGATAGCCGCAGTAATTTAAC is a genomic window of Maniola hyperantus chromosome 12, iAphHyp1.2, whole genome shotgun sequence containing:
- the LOC117987032 gene encoding uncharacterized protein translates to MRSKLTAIYKGFARLSENRKLATKSNSSRDGFCQPHMNELPVPCGPWDPWYRKKQSFYMKHFAIGLAWWLFSFFMAIYTDSIYLNWSPPRFPAPPSDIVEECDDSDA